A single Sphingopyxis chilensis DNA region contains:
- a CDS encoding YdeI/OmpD-associated family protein, with amino-acid sequence MSRDPRVDAYIAKRQPFAQPILNHLRELVHTHAPGAEETLKWGVPHFVLNGQNLAGMAAFKEHATFGFWRDEEVTGSPRDTGAMGSMGRLASLADLPADKMMAAYIAKAAALCGEGKPKRPPPKPRPALDLPDDLGAALKADAAAQGHWDVFSPGKRRDYIEWVLEAKREETRVKRIETIVAQVAEGKDRNWKYKGC; translated from the coding sequence GTGAGCCGCGACCCGCGCGTCGATGCCTATATCGCGAAGCGGCAGCCCTTCGCGCAGCCGATCCTGAACCATCTGCGCGAGCTCGTGCACACCCATGCCCCGGGCGCTGAGGAAACGCTGAAATGGGGCGTGCCGCATTTCGTGCTGAATGGGCAGAATCTGGCGGGCATGGCGGCGTTCAAGGAACATGCGACCTTCGGTTTCTGGCGCGACGAGGAAGTCACGGGATCGCCGCGCGATACCGGCGCTATGGGCAGCATGGGGCGGCTGGCGTCGCTGGCCGACCTGCCCGCCGACAAGATGATGGCGGCCTATATTGCGAAAGCCGCGGCGCTCTGTGGCGAAGGGAAACCGAAGCGCCCGCCACCGAAGCCCAGGCCGGCGCTTGATTTGCCGGATGATCTCGGCGCGGCGCTCAAGGCCGATGCCGCTGCGCAGGGCCATTGGGATGTCTTCTCGCCGGGCAAGCGGCGCGATTATATCGAATGGGTGCTCGAGGCGAAGCGCGAGGAAACGCGGGTGAAGCGCATTGAAACGATCGTCGCGCAGGTTGCCGAGGGCAAGGACCGGAACTGGAAATACAAGGGGTGCTAG
- a CDS encoding aspartate kinase, whose protein sequence is MARIVMKFGGTSMAGTERIRTVAKLVAREVANGNEVAVVVSAMAGETDRLVNFCREANPRYDPAEYDVVVAAGEQVTSGLLALTLQAMGVPARSWLGWQLPIRTEEAHARARIVDIDTGALTAAMARGEVAVIPGFQGMMDDGRLATLGRGGSDTSAVAVAAAVKADRCDIYTDVDGVYTTDPRIVARARKLDYVTYEEMLELASVGAKVLQTRSVGLAMKMGVRVQVLSSFVEGDEAPKKGTMIVSDEEIEEHQMERQLITGIAHDKNEAKIIVTRVPDKPGAVANIFGPLAAAGINVDMIIQNVGREKGETDVTFTVPATDLLRSIDLLEGAKDKIGFNRIISDDKVAKISVVGVGMKSHAGVASTMFRALADRGINIQAISTSEIKVSVLIDEDETELAVRVLHTAYGLDAD, encoded by the coding sequence ATGGCGCGGATCGTGATGAAATTCGGGGGCACGTCGATGGCGGGCACCGAGCGGATTCGCACCGTGGCGAAACTTGTCGCCCGCGAAGTGGCGAATGGCAACGAAGTCGCGGTCGTCGTCTCCGCCATGGCGGGCGAGACCGACCGGCTCGTCAATTTCTGCCGCGAGGCGAACCCGCGCTACGACCCCGCCGAATATGACGTCGTCGTCGCGGCGGGCGAGCAAGTGACCTCGGGCCTGCTCGCGCTCACGCTGCAGGCGATGGGTGTCCCCGCGCGCAGCTGGCTCGGCTGGCAGCTGCCGATCCGCACCGAGGAGGCGCACGCCCGCGCGCGCATCGTCGACATCGACACCGGCGCGCTGACCGCCGCGATGGCACGCGGCGAGGTCGCGGTGATCCCCGGTTTCCAGGGCATGATGGACGACGGCCGCCTCGCGACGCTCGGCCGTGGCGGGTCGGACACCAGCGCGGTCGCCGTGGCGGCGGCGGTGAAGGCCGACCGCTGCGACATCTACACCGACGTCGACGGCGTCTACACCACCGACCCGCGCATCGTCGCGCGCGCGCGCAAGCTCGACTATGTCACCTATGAGGAAATGCTCGAGCTCGCGAGCGTCGGCGCCAAGGTGCTCCAGACGCGCTCGGTCGGGCTCGCGATGAAGATGGGCGTGCGCGTGCAGGTCCTATCGAGCTTCGTCGAGGGCGACGAGGCTCCAAAAAAAGGCACGATGATCGTCAGCGACGAGGAAATAGAGGAACATCAGATGGAACGGCAGCTGATCACCGGCATCGCCCACGACAAGAATGAAGCGAAGATCATCGTCACGCGCGTCCCCGACAAGCCCGGTGCGGTCGCCAACATCTTCGGCCCGCTCGCCGCGGCGGGGATCAACGTCGATATGATCATCCAGAATGTCGGCCGCGAAAAAGGCGAGACCGACGTGACCTTTACCGTTCCCGCCACCGACCTGCTGCGTTCGATCGACCTGCTCGAAGGTGCGAAGGACAAGATCGGCTTCAACCGCATCATCAGCGACGACAAGGTCGCGAAGATCAGTGTCGTCGGCGTGGGCATGAAAAGTCACGCCGGGGTCGCGAGCACGATGTTCCGTGCGCTTGCGGACCGGGGTATCAACATCCAGGCGATCTCGACCAGCGAGATCAAGGTCAGCGTTCTGATCGACGAGGATGAAACCGAACTCGCGGTGCGCGTGCTGCACACCGCTTACGGGCTCGACGCCGACTGA
- the ubiG gene encoding bifunctional 2-polyprenyl-6-hydroxyphenol methylase/3-demethylubiquinol 3-O-methyltransferase UbiG: protein MSAATINPHEAAHFGALAADWWDPHGSSAMLHKLNPVRLAYIRDRIDAHWHVDARERHALAGRSAIDVGCGAGLLAEPLARMGARVTGVDAAPENIAAAREHSAGQGLPIDYFAGELAALPPAKFDLVTSMEVVEHVTDPAAFIGELAARLAPGGLMILSTPNRTMLSKLLLVEAAERVGAVPRGTHDWDQFLKPEELTKLLEGAGIEVVDRTGLSPSAAKGFKLGGSEALNYLVAARHAG from the coding sequence ATGAGTGCCGCGACGATCAACCCGCACGAAGCCGCCCATTTCGGAGCGCTCGCCGCCGACTGGTGGGACCCGCACGGATCGTCGGCCATGCTGCACAAGCTCAATCCGGTGCGGCTGGCCTATATTCGCGACCGGATCGATGCGCATTGGCATGTCGATGCGCGCGAACGTCACGCGCTCGCGGGGCGGAGCGCGATCGATGTCGGATGCGGTGCGGGGCTGCTCGCCGAACCGCTCGCGCGCATGGGCGCAAGGGTCACGGGCGTCGATGCGGCGCCGGAGAATATCGCGGCGGCGCGCGAGCATTCGGCTGGGCAGGGGCTCCCGATCGACTATTTTGCGGGCGAACTCGCTGCGCTTCCCCCGGCAAAGTTCGACCTCGTGACTTCGATGGAAGTTGTCGAGCATGTTACCGATCCCGCCGCGTTCATTGGCGAGCTTGCGGCGCGGCTTGCGCCCGGCGGGCTGATGATCCTCTCGACCCCGAACCGCACGATGCTGTCGAAGCTTCTGCTCGTCGAAGCCGCCGAGCGCGTCGGCGCGGTGCCGCGCGGGACGCACGACTGGGATCAGTTCCTGAAGCCCGAGGAACTGACGAAGCTGCTCGAAGGCGCGGGGATCGAGGTCGTCGACCGCACCGGCCTGTCGCCGTCCGCGGCCAAGGGCTTCAAGCTCGGCGGCAGCGAGGCGCTCAACTATCTGGTCGCGGCGAGACACGCGGGGTGA
- a CDS encoding glutathione S-transferase family protein, whose protein sequence is MWQLYQFPLCPFSRKVRLLLGEKGVGYELVRESPWERRDEFIDLNPAGRTPVMVDQARGQVLMDSMAIAEYFEETVEGKAMINGTAANRAEIRRLTAWFDHDFYYEVTGPLLFERMQKRIVHRQPPDGGALREAMKAANNHLDYVDYLIDHRTWLAGATMSLADLTAAAHISVADYLGGIDWTGHEQTKGWYSGLKSRPSFRPLLAERMEIVTPPKYYEDVDF, encoded by the coding sequence ATGTGGCAACTCTATCAATTCCCGCTCTGTCCCTTTTCGCGCAAGGTTCGTCTTTTGCTGGGCGAAAAGGGCGTCGGATATGAATTGGTGCGCGAATCGCCGTGGGAACGCCGCGACGAATTCATCGACCTGAATCCGGCCGGCCGCACCCCGGTGATGGTCGATCAGGCGCGCGGGCAGGTGCTGATGGACAGCATGGCGATCGCCGAATATTTCGAGGAAACCGTCGAAGGCAAGGCGATGATCAACGGCACCGCCGCCAACCGCGCCGAGATCCGCCGGCTGACCGCCTGGTTCGACCATGATTTTTATTATGAAGTCACCGGACCCTTGCTCTTCGAACGGATGCAGAAGCGCATCGTCCACCGCCAGCCGCCCGACGGCGGCGCGCTGCGCGAGGCGATGAAGGCGGCGAACAACCATCTCGATTATGTCGACTATCTCATCGACCACCGCACCTGGCTCGCCGGCGCGACGATGAGCCTCGCCGACCTGACCGCCGCCGCGCATATCTCGGTCGCCGATTATCTCGGCGGCATCGACTGGACGGGGCACGAACAGACCAAGGGCTGGTATTCGGGGTTGAAGTCGCGCCCCAGTTTCCGCCCGCTGCTGGCCGAACGGATGGAGATCGTGACGCCGCCGAAATATTATGAGGATGTCGATTTTTAG
- a CDS encoding inner membrane-spanning protein YciB codes for MRTLFYAIGPMLFDSLGIIVFAVLLAVGAGIVAATVAGSIVAIAVVGYELARGHKVAALQWISLASVLFTAAATLFTGDPRFVMAKPTIVYLIVGTVMLRKGWLNRYIPPEQLAMVGDVMDRFGMIWAALMFTSAGLNLVIALFFTQWWPLFIGIFPLASKFGLFAIHIAVVHVITQARLRRRAGSELKPLAAE; via the coding sequence ATGCTGTTCGACTCGCTCGGCATCATCGTTTTTGCGGTTTTGCTGGCCGTGGGTGCCGGAATCGTCGCCGCCACGGTCGCCGGCTCGATCGTGGCGATCGCGGTCGTCGGCTATGAACTCGCGCGTGGGCACAAGGTCGCGGCGCTGCAGTGGATCAGCCTTGCCTCGGTGCTCTTCACGGCGGCGGCGACGCTTTTCACCGGCGATCCGCGCTTCGTGATGGCGAAGCCGACGATCGTCTATCTGATCGTCGGCACCGTGATGCTGCGCAAGGGGTGGCTCAACCGGTATATCCCGCCCGAGCAACTGGCGATGGTCGGTGACGTGATGGACCGTTTCGGCATGATCTGGGCGGCGCTGATGTTCACAAGCGCGGGGCTCAATCTCGTCATCGCGCTGTTCTTCACCCAATGGTGGCCGCTGTTCATCGGGATTTTCCCGCTGGCGTCGAAATTCGGCCTGTTCGCAATCCACATCGCGGTGGTGCATGTCATCACGCAGGCACGGCTGCGCCGCCGCGCGGGCAGCGAGCTGAAGCCGCTCGCTGCCGAATAG